From Salvelinus sp. IW2-2015 unplaced genomic scaffold, ASM291031v2 Un_scaffold4271, whole genome shotgun sequence, the proteins below share one genomic window:
- the LOC112077096 gene encoding trophoblast glycoprotein-like, with product MGRKTTWKYYCGDVLGGVLPILKGQCLCLSAAVFVCLFLLFSSVRAEDECPLSCICARDSGTVTCRDNEDTELPGDIPAWATTLILRGNNISTLPGGAFSSNNGTKLELTTLSLSHNGIMVIEADAFTGLPRLRLLDLSHNRLVFISDRAFHSLQELRSLYLNDSLLAPAVAQLSNALDGDILCNLHRLELSGNRLKTIPISRLDAFNLHTLVLTNNSIENIGKENISSLYRQKQARVYLSLNPFRCNCELESFYFWLKNSSQCVDAARLLCAEPDAKKGIPLERLRGEDVDCLNENLEAVSYVFLGIVLALIDIVFLMVLYLNRRGIKRWLNNIRDACRDQMEVYHYRYEQDSDPRLASVAV from the coding sequence ATGGGAAGGAAAACGACATGGAAGTATTATTGTGGTGACGTTTTAGGAGGCGTTCTTCCTATTCTGAAAGGCCAGTGTCTTTGTTTATCAGCGGcggtgtttgtctgtttgttcttGTTGTTTTCTTCTGTCAGAGCAGAGGATGAGTGTCCGTTATCCTGTATCTGTGCCAGAGACTCCGGGACAGTGACCTGCCGTGACAACGAGGACACCGAGTTACCGGGAGACATACCGGCGTGGGCGACCACCTTAATACTCAGGGGGAACAACATCTCAACCTTACCGGGTGGAGCGTTCTCCTCGAATAACGGGACGAAACTCGAGCTAACGACCCTCTCACTGTCACATAATGGAATCATGGTGATCGAGGCTGATGCTTTCACAGGACTCCCACGGTTGCGTTTGCTGGATTTGAGCCACAATCGGTTGGTGTTCATCTCAGACCGGGCATTTCACAGTCTGCAGGAGCTCCGCTCTCTTTACCTGAATGACTCGCTCCTCGCACCGGCTGTGGCGCAGCTCTCCAATGCATTGGATGGAGATATTTTATGCAACCTCCACCGGCTGGAGCTATCTGGTAACCGGTTGAAAACCATACCCATTTCAAGGTTGGATGCATTCAACCTCCACACTTTAGTTTTAACCAATAACTCAATCGAGAACATTGGTAAAGAGAACATCTCCAGTTTGTACCGTCAAAAGCAAGCGCGCGTATATTTATCACTAAACCCGTTCAGGTGTAACTGTGAGCTGGAGTCGTTCTACTTCTGGTTAAAGAACTCTTCTCAGTGCGTGGACGCTGCGCGCCTCCTGTGCGCCGAGCCTGATGCCAAGAAGGGGATTCCACTGGAGCGGTTACGCGGTGAGGACGTGGATTGTCTCAATGAGAACTTAGAGGCGGTGTCCTACGTGTTCCTAGGGATAGTCCTGGCGCTGATCGACATAGTATTCCTCATGGTGCTCTATCTAAACCGGAGAGGAATCAAACGGTGGCTCAACAACATCCGCGATGCGTGCCGCGACCAGATGGAAGTGTATCATTACCGGTACGAGCAGGACTCCGATCCCCGGTTGGCTAGCGTCGCCGTTTAA